A window of Arcobacter acticola genomic DNA:
GAACTAATGCTTTAGTATTAACTCAAACACAACAACAAGATATTGAAGCAGCCTTTACAATTAATAATACGTCAACTAATACAAATAATGGTGAAGTAACTTGGGATTACACAATTTCAGAAAATAAATTAGACTTCTTGGGTCAAGGTGAAACTGTAACAGCAACATTTACAATAACAGTAACAGATGATGAAGGAGCTACTGATACACAAGATGTAACAGTAACAATCACAGGATCAAATGATGCACCAATTATCCAAGTAGTAGATGTAACAGCAAGTATTATAGAAGGTTCAAAACTAACTGATAATGGAAGTATTACATTCACAGACCTAGATTTAACAGACAGAGCACTAGCAACAGAAGTTACAAAATCAGTAACAGCTTTAGCTCAAAATGGAACTAATGCTTTAGTATTAACTCAAACACAACAACAAGATATAGAAGATGCCTTTACAATTAATAATACGTCAACTAATATAAATGATGGTAAAGTAACTTGGGATTATACAATTGCAGAAAGTAAACTTGATTTCTTAGGTCAAGGTGAAACTGTAACTGCAACCTTTACAATTACTGTAACAGATGATGAAGGAGCTACTGATACACAAGATGTAACAGTAACAATCACAGGATCAAATGATGCACCAACAGTTTCTTTTGAAAATGTAGATGATAGAACTTCATTTGGTGAAGATTTTACAAAAGATATTGCTTCTTTATTTAGTGATAAAGACTTAACAAATGTATTTACATATGAAGCTATAAATCTTCCAAGAGGTTTAGTAATAGATTCAAGTACAGGAGTTATTTCAGGTGCTGCAGTTGAATCTGGAATTTTTGAAATTACGTTAATAGGAAAAGATTCAGGAAATCCGAGTTTAAGTATTTCTAGAACATTTAGTTTATTGGTTATTGCACCTGCTCAACCTGAAAGTATAGTAGTTGTAAATACTCCTAATATAGGAGATTCTAATACTAATAACAATGATATTATATTAAATAATTTCAATGATAATGGACAAAATAATTTGGGTGTATTAAATTATAGTTCTTTTGAGGGAGTTTCGTCAGATACAGGAGTAGGATTTTTAAGTAATGTAACTAATACAAATGATGGTTTAGCACAAAATAATGGATTATCAAATAATCAAACTGAACAAGCTGCATCAAATAATGTAAATGGAACAAACTCAACAAATACAAATAATGATAACAAAGGTTTAATTCAAGCAGATGTTGATTTAAATGTTTTAACAAATGGACAAATTGTATTTAATCAAGGAAATCAAGATGCTTTTTCAATTGTTGGAATTACAATTGAAGATATAAAAATTGAAAACACTAATTTAAATATAAAAGTAGTAAATTTAAATCTTTCTCAAAATTTTATTGTTACTCAAATTGATGGTTCGGCATTACCTCAAGGATTGTCTTTTGATCCAAGAACAGGTAGTATTTCAGGAATAATCCCAGAAGATTTAGATAAATTAGAGATAAGTATAAAGGCTATAAATTCAGATGGAACTACAAGAATTTTAAATCTAAAACTTGATTTAAAAGAGTTGAAAAAATCTCAAGGAAATCAAGCTGATGCGGATGAAAAATATATTGGTTTAAAAGAGCAAATAGCCTTAGAAAATCAAAGACTTGATGGTTATGGATCTTATCTTACAAAATTGTTTGCCTAAAAGTAAAGGGAAAAGTTAATATTGGAATCAAATATCTCAAAACTTCTACAGTTAGAATATAACTGTAGAAATTGTGAAAGTATAAAAGAATTATATTTTCAAATAGTAAATGAAACAAGAAATATTGTTCCTTATTCTCAAGGAGTTTTATTAACAACTGATTTAAAAGGTAGGTATAAAGTTGCATCAATATCTGATATTTCAGTTGTTGATTCTACTTCTCCTTATGTTCAGTGGATTGAAAATATTGTTGAGGATTTAAATTTAAATGAAAAAGCAAAAGATATTTTTATAGTAGATACAAAAAGTGATTTAAAAGAGATAAATTTTAAATCACTTTACGATTTTTCTCCAGAAAATATTTTATTTATACCCTTAAAAACTACTAAGGAAAATAGTGAAGTAAATTATATTTTATTACTTTCTCGTGAAGATAAATGGATGGATAATGATATTTTAATTCTAAAACATCTCTCTTCTTCATTATCATATTTTTTATTTGCGATGCGAAGTTATGGATTTTTCCAAATATTAAAAAAATTCTCTTTTAAAAATAAGTACTTTAAAATATCTATTGTTTTACTTATTGCTTCTATGTTTTTACCAGTTAGATTATCTGTTCTTGCACCACTTGAAGTTGATGCAAAAAATCCTTATGTTGTAACTTCCCCTTTAAATGGTGTTATTGAAGAAGTGAAAGTTTTTCCAAATGATAAAATAAAAAAAGAACAATTAATAGTTCAATTCGATGATGTGGATTTTAATAATAACTATTTAGTTGCTAAAAGAACTTTGGATGTAACAAAAGCAGAACTTTTTAGTACAAAACAAAGCAGTTTTTTAGATCCAAAACAAAAAAGTCAAATTTCTCAGTTAGAAAATCAAGTTAAATTAAGAGAAGCCGAATTAGTTTTTGCAGAAGATCAATTAAATAAAACTAAAATTTATGCAAATGAAGATGGAATTGCAATAATAAATAATCCAAATGATTGGAAAGGAAAACCTGTATCAACAGGTGAAAGAATTTTCTTAATTGCAAATCAAAATAATATTGAATTAAAAATTATGCTTCCTGTTAGTGATGCAATATTTTTAGAAGAAAATGCAATTGTGAAAGCTTTTTTTGATAATGATCCAACAAACTCTTGGAATGGAAAAATCAAATATATTTCCTATAAACCTGAGCTTACAGAACAAAATATTTTATCTTATAAAATAATAGCAGATTTTAATGATATCAAAGAGAATGGTTATGTTCCATCTATTGGTTTAAGAGGTACTGCAAAGATTTATTCAAAAGAAGTTACCTTGTTTTTTTATTTATTTAGAAAACCAATTACATCTCTTAGACAATGGATAGGTTGGTAATGTTTCAAGAAGAACAAAAGATTATATTACCAAAAATTAGAGATGATTTAAAACTTATAAAAACTTCAATTGCAGAAGATGGTTCTAAAAGATGGCTTTTATTTGATCCAATTCAAAATAAATATTTTGATATAGGAATTGATGCTTTTGAATTGATTTCTAATTGGCAAAGTGATATTGAAATGGATGAGTTCATAAAAAATCTTGAAAATAAAAATTATGAAATAGATAAAGAAACTTTACAAACTTTTATGGATTTTTTAATCAATAATAATTTGATAATTTGTGAAGATTCAAAATATACAAGTAGAATGATAAATATACATAAGCAATCAAAACAAAATATTTTTAAGTGGATGATTCACAACTATTTATTTATAAGAGTTCCTCTATTGAAACCTGATAGATGGCTTGAAAAAAATAAAAATAGAGTTGATTTTTTATACTCTAATCTTTGGCAAAATATAGTTTTCTTTTTAGGTTTTTTAGGTGTAGTTTTTGTATTAAGAGATTGGGAAAACTTTATTTCTACTTTTATGTATTTATTTTCAAAAGAAGGATTCTTTTATTATTTTTTATCTTTGGTTTTTGTGAAAAGTTTTCATGAATTAGGTCATGCTTTTACTGCAAAAAGATTAGGTTGTAAAGTTCCCACAATGGGAGTTGCTTTTTTAGTTTTATTTCCTGTTTTATATACTGACACTACAAATGCATGGAAATTAGAATCTAAGTATCAAAGATTAAAAATTGTAGTTGCAGGAATAAAAGTAGAGTTATATCTTGCTTTAATTGCTACATTCTTATGGTCTTTTTCTCCAGATGGTATTTTAAAAAGTATTTTATTTATTATTGCTACTACTAGTTGGATTAGTTCATTACTTATAAATATTAGTCCATTCTTACGATTTGATGGATATTATGCTTTATCAGATATAACAAATAGTAAAAATCTACAACCACGGTCATTTGCAATGGCAAAATGGTTTATAAGAAAAAATATTTTGGGTTTAGAAGAATTAAAACCAGAAATTCTAAGCAAGAGAAAAGAGACTTTTTTTATTGTTTATGCAATCTTAACTTGGCTTTATAGATTTTTTTTATTTTTAGGAATAGCAGTATTAGTTTATTATTTTACTTTTAAAGTTTTAGGAATAATTCTTTTTTTAGTTGAAATACTTTGGTTTATTTTATTACCTGTTTATAAAGAATTAAAAATATGGTGGACTAAAAGAAAAAATGTTACTTTTAATAAAAAAAATATTACTTCTTTGAGTTTTTTATTTTTATTTTTATTAGTTATATTTATACCTTGGAATAGTACTATTAAAATGCCTGCAATAATAGAATCTAAAAATTATTTTGAATTTTATTCAGCAGAAGATGGTTATATTGAAGAAATATTTTTTTCAAGTGGAGATAATATCAAAAAAGGTCAATTATTACTAAAAATAAAGTCACCATTAATTGAGCATAAAATCTCTCAAGTTCAAAAAGAAATTGAGTTAATAAAAATAGAAATAAGTAGGCAAGCAGGATTTAGAGAAAATTTAAATAAAAGATTTATTTTAGAAGAAAGCTTGTTAAAAAAAGAAAATGAAGTAGAAGGGCTTGAAAAAGTTAGAAATAAATTTGAAGTAAAAGCAGATTTTGATGGTAAAATTTATTTCTATAATACTTTCAAAAAAAATCAATGGATAAATAAAAAAGAACCAATATTTGTTTTATATGATAATGAAAATTACAGAATAGTGAGTTTTTGTAATGAAAACGATTTTAAGTTACTTAGAGAAAATAGTGCTAGTAAATTTATTTTTAGCTCAGGAGATGTAAATGATATTCATACAAAAATATCTAATATCTCAAAAATTTCTGTTCCTTATTTGGAATTTCCTGAGTTGTCATCTGATTTTGGTGGAGAAATTGCAACAAGACAAGACAGAGACAAAGGAATTAAAACAGAGCAAGCTTATTACAAAATTTCTATTAATTTGGATAAAATTGAATTAAATTTAACAAATAGAAAAAATGGTGTTTTAGTAACGAATGGTAAAGCATTAAGTCTTTTTTCTAAAGGATTTAAAAAAGTAGTTTCTATTTTTATAAGAGAGAGTGAATTCTAAATTCTTTCAAAAACCAATTACAAAAGATTTAGTAAAAAATATTATTAATTAATAAATAATATTATTTTTTGATACTTTTGTAGTACCTTTTTCTAGTAGAATTAGAGAAAAATTAAAAGGCTTATAATGAAAAAAGGTAAATTTTATTTTTGTTTAAAAGATTTTTTGGAAGATAATAAAAATAATACTCAAAAAGCTTTTGTTTTAGTTGCAGAATATACTAATTTTGATTTAGAAGATTTAAAAAATTATAATGGAGAAATCTTTGGAGGAATCGTTCCTTTTGTAGTTTTTAATGAAAATTTTTACAATAAAGGAATTATTGTATGCTTTTTGGAAGAAAATTCTGATTTTTTATTTGTTGAAGATTTAAATCATTTAGATAGGAATCCTATCTTCTTTGATAGTAGAAAATCGTTTATGGTATTACTTGATGGATTAAGTCCTAATATAACTAATTTTTTAGAAAATCTATTTGAAGCAGTTTGTGAAAATGCACAAATCATAGGTGGTGGTGCAGGAAAAATGACTTTTGAAAATGATCCTGTAATTTTCACAAAAGATAAGATATATAATAATGCTGCAGTAGTAATTGCAACACCTAAGAAATTAAATAGTAAAATAGCTAGTGGTTGGGAATATTTAGAAGGACCATTTTTAACAACAAGTTCTGAAAAAAATATATTAAAAACATTAAATTTCAACAATGCCTTTGATGTTTATAAAAATGTAATAGAAAAACACACTGGAATGACTTTTAGTGATGATAATTTTTTTGATATCGCAAAATCATATCCTTTTGGTATTGTTAAGTTTAATAATGAAACAATTGTAAGAGATCCTATTTATATTGATGAAAATAATCATATAGTTTTAGTTGGTGATATTTTTCAAAATTCAACTATAAATATTTTGAAAGGTAACCCTGCCTCTTTAGTTGAATCTACAGGTCTTGCTGTTAAAGAACTCTTGAAAGAATCAGATTCTTGTAAAAATCAAGATGTTATGATATTTGATTGTATTTCTAGATCTATTTTTCTAGGGGACAATTTTCCAAGTGAGTTAGAAGAAATGAAAAGTTTTATGACAGCAGATTCAACTTTATTTGGTGCACTTACATTGGGTGAAATATGTAGCGACACAGATAAGTATATTAGCTTTTATAATAAATCATGTATTGTAGGTGTACTTTGCTAGTAGATTGTTGAGACGCATGAACTTGGCCACCCAAACGCATAAACACTTGGCCAGTTGAGGAGTTAAAAAGTATTCTTATAAAATTGTATCATATGTGGCCAAATGTTTTTATAATTTTGCTAAATATTCTCTCATTGAAGGACCTTTTAAATCTAATTTATGTGCTGTATGAATAAGTCTATCCATCATTGCATCTGCTATTGTTTCATTCCCTAAATATGCATGCCAATCTTTTATTGGAAGTTGTGCTGTTATAATTATTGAACCACTGAAAGTTCTATCTTCTATTATTTCAAATAAATCATTTATTTCATCTGGTTTTAGTGGTGTTACTCCAAAGTCATCTAATAGTAAAAGTTTAAATTTTGAAATCTTTGCTAATGTTTTTGTATATGTCCCATCCATTCTTGAAACTCTTATTTCTTCAAGTAAATTTGAAACTCTATAATACTTTGTTGGGTATCCCAAATCTATAGCTCTCTTCCCTAAACATTGCATTGTAAAACTTTTTCCAACACCACTTGCCCCAGTAATAAGGACATTTTGGTTATTATTTATAAAGTTTCCACTTGCTAATGACATAAGTACTGATTTATCTAAATTACGTTTTGGAAGATACTTTATTTGATCCAAGGATGCTGTTTTATCTTTTAATGTTGCAGCTTGTAGCAATCTTTTTATTCTTTTATCATCCCTTTGATTTATCTCTGATTCAAACAGATGAAATAGTCTTTCTTCAAAGCTCAATGAACTATAATTTGCATCATTACTTTGATGTAATAATGACTCTTTAAATCCTGAAAGATTAAGTGCTGTTGCTTGTTGTAAAATTGTATCAATTGATATCATGATTTTTTCCTTATATTCTTTTTTTTCTTTTATTTTTATAATTTGAATTTGATAAATTAAATATCACTTTTTGCATAATATGCTCCACCTCTAATATTATCATGACTATTTAAGCAAGGATTATTTACACTTGTTTGTTGAGTATAATAATAGAGATAACTTTTTGTTTTTAGCATTGATTCTATGGAACTCACTTTTAAAATATTTGATTCAAAGGCTACTTTTGAAACCATTTCTATTTCTTCTTTTCCATAAATTTTTGAGAAACTCAATATTGCAATACATGATTTAAACGATCTTACTTCATGACTTTTTGAATCCATTATTTTTTGCACTAATGAAGTTGTAAAAACTCCTAAACTATTTGCCCAATGTAAAATTCTTCTACTATTCCATTTTTCATATTGATATTGATGTTCAGCAGGCATATGTTCTTTCATAGTTGAATCAGTATATGCTTGAAATAGCCTTTTATGATGAGCTATTACATTTCCATCAAGTGAAATTACTACAGATGTTGATGAGTATGTTACCTCTACTTTTTTACCTAAATAAATATATGGTACAGAATAACCATTTCCTAAAAGTTCAACATGGTAATCTATTCCTACCGTTGCTTTTTTGAACTCTTTGTAAATATATCGATTTGCTCTTAATGGGTGTAAATAAGGTTTATCTAACAGTTCAAATAGTTCAGTTCGACTTTTATTAAATCTTCTTACTTTTCTTTCATTATAAAGATCAATCAATTTATTGATTTGTTCATTTAATTCATCTACATTAAAAAAAGTATGATGTCTTAATTTCATTAATATCCATCGTTGAATGGCTTTAACCCCAAGTTCTACTTTACTTTTATCTTGTGGTTTATATGGCCGTGCTGGTTGTATGGCTATTCCATAATGTCTTCCCATATCAGCATAAGCATCATTTAGTTTTACTATTCCTTTTTTATTACTTATAACTGCTGCTTTTAAATTATCAGGAACCAATATATTTGGAACACCACCATAGAAATAAAATGCATTTACATGTGAATTAATAAAATCTTTTGTACTTTGGCTCATTGAGGCGTGAACATAGGTATATCCACTAGCTCCTAATACTGTTACAAATATTTGTGCTTTATTTATTTCACCTGTTCTTTGATTTACAATAGGCATTGTAAGACCACTATAATCTATAAAAAGTTTATCACCACCATAATGTATTTGTCTCATTGATGGGTTTACAGTTTTTACAAATTTATTGTAATAGCGATTAAATTGGCTATAGCTGTAAATGTTGGGATTACTAATAACTATTTCTTCATAAAGTAGTTTTCTAGTCATTCCTTTTTTACAAAGCTCTTGGTGTATATTATTCCAATCTATTTCAACTACAGTTGTTGATATTTTTGAAACTAAAGGTTTTTTAGAATGAAATAGTTGTTCTACTTCTTCATCCTCTAATTTTAAGGTGTGATCTAAAGAGAGATTCATTTCATTAAATGAATTAGCATAGTTTGCAATACTATTTCTGGAAACTCCAGTAATAGTTTGAATTTGCCGATTTGATAGTAAATTAAGATATTTTAATCTTAAGACTTCTTTGATTTTACTCATACGTATTCTCCTCATTATTTACACCTTTTTTAGGTGCATTATATTGAAGAATACTCTAAAACTTAACTCAAACTTATAGACGCATCATAAAGATTTAGTGGCTCTCTTTGCGATGCGCACACTGGCCAAATCATTATGCGTCAGGTGGCCAAGTGTGAATGCGCGCGCTGGCCAAATTCTTTGCGTCCCAACAGTAGATCAAATATCAATTGCATATCGTTGTCATTGTGCAATAGGTAATAGTATTAATCTAAAAGAAATGATACATGAAGTTTTAAAAACTTTTATAAGTGAATCATATGCAGTTTACGGACATTTTTCTTTACTTACTGAAGATATGACATATGAAGATTTTGATAGTTTTGGAAAAATTAGTAATTTTGATTATAAAAAATATGATGATTATAAAGATCAATTATCAATTATTAATGATGAAGATTTGATTATTTTAAAAATCAATTTAGATAATGGTATTTTATTTTTAGTTTCAAAGAATGCTGGGACTGACTGTTCTTTTTTTCTTTCTATGTTTGAAAGTTTAATTCCAAAATTAAATTTAAGTATAAATGCTTGCATAAATTTTAATAAATTAGAAAAAGCTAATAATTTATTAAAAGAACAAAAGAAAGAGCTTATAAAAGCAAATAAAACAAAAGATGATTTTCTCGCAAATATGAGTCATGAATTAAAAACTCCATTAAATTCAATTAGTATAATTTCAAAAATCATGTCTAATAATAAAGAGAATAATTTGGATGATACATCTGTAAAAAATATGAAAGTAATTAATAAGTGTGCGCAAGATTTAACAGAATTAATAAATGATATATTAGATATTTCTAAAATTGAAGCAGGTGAATTAAATATTTATAAAAAAGATATTTCTTTAAAAAATTTAATCGAAGAGTTATATGATTTATTTATTCCTATAGCACAAGAAAAAAATATTCAATTTATAAATAATTTTGAAATTAAAAATTGTGATATTTTTACAGATGAACAAAGAACAAAACAGATTTTAAAAAACTTTTTAAGTAATGCAATAAAATTTACTAATAAAGGTAAAGTAGAAATCTTATCAAAAGAGTACGATGAATTTTTTGAGATAAGTATAATAGATTCAGGTATAGGAATCGCAAAAGAAAATTTAGAGTATGTTTTTGATAGATTTAAGCAAGTTGATGATTCTATGGGTAAAAAATATCAAGGAACAGGTCTTGGATTAGCTATTTCAAAACAGTTAGCACAAATGTTAAATGGATATATTTATGCTGCAAGTGAAATTGGAATAGGATCTACATTTAAATATATTATTTATAAAAGAAATCAAGAAAAAGCAGATTTAAATCATGGTGATAAAGAAATAGATGTGAAAGAATCAAAAGCTTTATTTAATGACAATTTTTTAAAAAAACAAATATTTCTTTACCATTCAAATAGTATAGAACAATTTAATTTAGTTATAAACCTAAAAAAACATTCTTTTAATGTTATACCTATTTTAAATGAGCAAAAACTAGAAGAAAAAATAAGTGAAATTGTAAATGACAATCATTTAATTATCTTAGATTCTAAATTAGAAAATTTGCAAAATATAATTAATGATAAAATGAATAAAGATTTAAATTTTATGATTTTAGAAGAAGGAGAAGTTATGGAAAATTTAATAGAGAAATTAAAAAGTATTCAACTTTTTAATGGGGAGTTTAATAATGGAAAAGTTTAATGTATTAATTGTTGATGATATTGATGAAAATATATATTCATTGAAATTATTAATTGAAGAAAATTTTGATTTAAATATTTTTACTGCAACAAGTGCAAATGATGCAATGGCAATTTTACTAAATAAATCAATTGATTTAATTTTAATGGATGTTCAAATGCCAGATGTTGATGGTTTTGAGTTTACTTCATATTTAAAAGAGTTAGAAATTATCAAAGATATTCCTGTGATATTTATTACAGGAATATATGATACTGAGCAATATAAGTCAAAAGCATATGAAATAGGAGGTATTGAATATATCACAAAGCCTATTGACAATAATTTATTAACTTCTAAATTAAAAGTTTATATAGATTTATATGAAAGTATAAATAAGTCAAAAAAAGACTTAGATAAAACAGAAAATTTATTAATTCATAATAGTAAGATGGCTAGTTTAGGAGAAATGATAGGAATTATATCTCATCAATTAAAGCAGCCTTTAAATGTAATATCTTTACATTCTGAATGTTTAAAATTCTCTTATGAAGATGGTGAACTTAATGATGAAGTTATGAAAGATTTTAATGATAATACAAAATCTCAAGTTAACTATATGACCGAAACAATTAATGGATTTTTAGATTTTTATAATCCTAATAAAACTGCAGAAGTTTTTAATATTAATGATTCAATACAAAAAGCATTAAAAATTTTAGAAAGCAAAATTTCTTTAAATAATGTAAAACTAGATTTACAAATAGATGAGACATTAAAAACAACTGGTATCAAAATGGAACTTGTACAGGTTCTAATCAACATAATTAGTAATTCTCTTGATGTTTTTATAGAAAGAGACATTAATAATAGAATAATCTTTTTAAAATTATTTGAAGAAGATTCAAAAACAGTTTTAACTTTAGAGGACAGTGCAGGTGGTGTAAAA
This region includes:
- a CDS encoding efflux RND transporter periplasmic adaptor subunit, with protein sequence MESNISKLLQLEYNCRNCESIKELYFQIVNETRNIVPYSQGVLLTTDLKGRYKVASISDISVVDSTSPYVQWIENIVEDLNLNEKAKDIFIVDTKSDLKEINFKSLYDFSPENILFIPLKTTKENSEVNYILLLSREDKWMDNDILILKHLSSSLSYFLFAMRSYGFFQILKKFSFKNKYFKISIVLLIASMFLPVRLSVLAPLEVDAKNPYVVTSPLNGVIEEVKVFPNDKIKKEQLIVQFDDVDFNNNYLVAKRTLDVTKAELFSTKQSSFLDPKQKSQISQLENQVKLREAELVFAEDQLNKTKIYANEDGIAIINNPNDWKGKPVSTGERIFLIANQNNIELKIMLPVSDAIFLEENAIVKAFFDNDPTNSWNGKIKYISYKPELTEQNILSYKIIADFNDIKENGYVPSIGLRGTAKIYSKEVTLFFYLFRKPITSLRQWIGW
- a CDS encoding site-2 protease family protein is translated as MFQEEQKIILPKIRDDLKLIKTSIAEDGSKRWLLFDPIQNKYFDIGIDAFELISNWQSDIEMDEFIKNLENKNYEIDKETLQTFMDFLINNNLIICEDSKYTSRMINIHKQSKQNIFKWMIHNYLFIRVPLLKPDRWLEKNKNRVDFLYSNLWQNIVFFLGFLGVVFVLRDWENFISTFMYLFSKEGFFYYFLSLVFVKSFHELGHAFTAKRLGCKVPTMGVAFLVLFPVLYTDTTNAWKLESKYQRLKIVVAGIKVELYLALIATFLWSFSPDGILKSILFIIATTSWISSLLINISPFLRFDGYYALSDITNSKNLQPRSFAMAKWFIRKNILGLEELKPEILSKRKETFFIVYAILTWLYRFFLFLGIAVLVYYFTFKVLGIILFLVEILWFILLPVYKELKIWWTKRKNVTFNKKNITSLSFLFLFLLVIFIPWNSTIKMPAIIESKNYFEFYSAEDGYIEEIFFSSGDNIKKGQLLLKIKSPLIEHKISQVQKEIELIKIEISRQAGFRENLNKRFILEESLLKKENEVEGLEKVRNKFEVKADFDGKIYFYNTFKKNQWINKKEPIFVLYDNENYRIVSFCNENDFKLLRENSASKFIFSSGDVNDIHTKISNISKISVPYLEFPELSSDFGGEIATRQDRDKGIKTEQAYYKISINLDKIELNLTNRKNGVLVTNGKALSLFSKGFKKVVSIFIRESEF
- a CDS encoding FIST signal transduction protein, which produces MKKGKFYFCLKDFLEDNKNNTQKAFVLVAEYTNFDLEDLKNYNGEIFGGIVPFVVFNENFYNKGIIVCFLEENSDFLFVEDLNHLDRNPIFFDSRKSFMVLLDGLSPNITNFLENLFEAVCENAQIIGGGAGKMTFENDPVIFTKDKIYNNAAVVIATPKKLNSKIASGWEYLEGPFLTTSSEKNILKTLNFNNAFDVYKNVIEKHTGMTFSDDNFFDIAKSYPFGIVKFNNETIVRDPIYIDENNHIVLVGDIFQNSTINILKGNPASLVESTGLAVKELLKESDSCKNQDVMIFDCISRSIFLGDNFPSELEEMKSFMTADSTLFGALTLGEICSDTDKYISFYNKSCIVGVLC
- the istB gene encoding IS21-like element helper ATPase IstB — protein: MISIDTILQQATALNLSGFKESLLHQSNDANYSSLSFEERLFHLFESEINQRDDKRIKRLLQAATLKDKTASLDQIKYLPKRNLDKSVLMSLASGNFINNNQNVLITGASGVGKSFTMQCLGKRAIDLGYPTKYYRVSNLLEEIRVSRMDGTYTKTLAKISKFKLLLLDDFGVTPLKPDEINDLFEIIEDRTFSGSIIITAQLPIKDWHAYLGNETIADAMMDRLIHTAHKLDLKGPSMREYLAKL
- the istA gene encoding IS21 family transposase; the encoded protein is MSKIKEVLRLKYLNLLSNRQIQTITGVSRNSIANYANSFNEMNLSLDHTLKLEDEEVEQLFHSKKPLVSKISTTVVEIDWNNIHQELCKKGMTRKLLYEEIVISNPNIYSYSQFNRYYNKFVKTVNPSMRQIHYGGDKLFIDYSGLTMPIVNQRTGEINKAQIFVTVLGASGYTYVHASMSQSTKDFINSHVNAFYFYGGVPNILVPDNLKAAVISNKKGIVKLNDAYADMGRHYGIAIQPARPYKPQDKSKVELGVKAIQRWILMKLRHHTFFNVDELNEQINKLIDLYNERKVRRFNKSRTELFELLDKPYLHPLRANRYIYKEFKKATVGIDYHVELLGNGYSVPYIYLGKKVEVTYSSTSVVISLDGNVIAHHKRLFQAYTDSTMKEHMPAEHQYQYEKWNSRRILHWANSLGVFTTSLVQKIMDSKSHEVRSFKSCIAILSFSKIYGKEEIEMVSKVAFESNILKVSSIESMLKTKSYLYYYTQQTSVNNPCLNSHDNIRGGAYYAKSDI
- a CDS encoding sensor histidine kinase — encoded protein: MNARAGQILCVPTVDQISIAYRCHCAIGNSINLKEMIHEVLKTFISESYAVYGHFSLLTEDMTYEDFDSFGKISNFDYKKYDDYKDQLSIINDEDLIILKINLDNGILFLVSKNAGTDCSFFLSMFESLIPKLNLSINACINFNKLEKANNLLKEQKKELIKANKTKDDFLANMSHELKTPLNSISIISKIMSNNKENNLDDTSVKNMKVINKCAQDLTELINDILDISKIEAGELNIYKKDISLKNLIEELYDLFIPIAQEKNIQFINNFEIKNCDIFTDEQRTKQILKNFLSNAIKFTNKGKVEILSKEYDEFFEISIIDSGIGIAKENLEYVFDRFKQVDDSMGKKYQGTGLGLAISKQLAQMLNGYIYAASEIGIGSTFKYIIYKRNQEKADLNHGDKEIDVKESKALFNDNFLKKQIFLYHSNSIEQFNLVINLKKHSFNVIPILNEQKLEEKISEIVNDNHLIILDSKLENLQNIINDKMNKDLNFMILEEGEVMENLIEKLKSIQLFNGEFNNGKV
- a CDS encoding hybrid sensor histidine kinase/response regulator yields the protein MEKFNVLIVDDIDENIYSLKLLIEENFDLNIFTATSANDAMAILLNKSIDLILMDVQMPDVDGFEFTSYLKELEIIKDIPVIFITGIYDTEQYKSKAYEIGGIEYITKPIDNNLLTSKLKVYIDLYESINKSKKDLDKTENLLIHNSKMASLGEMIGIISHQLKQPLNVISLHSECLKFSYEDGELNDEVMKDFNDNTKSQVNYMTETINGFLDFYNPNKTAEVFNINDSIQKALKILESKISLNNVKLDLQIDETLKTTGIKMELVQVLINIISNSLDVFIERDINNRIIFLKLFEEDSKTVLTLEDSAGGVKDDILEKLLDPYFTTKTTGTGIGLYMVKLIIKNNFKGDLKIMNSENGLKFMIALNNS